TTAGAGAACTTTTACTTTGTCCAGTAAAATTTCTGTAGGAATAAGCTATGCCCCTTAAGGTATAATTTTGTGAGCTTTAAACTAAACTTTGTGGGTTCTATGGGCATATGAACTAAATTATGCCTCTGAAAGATACTTttctaaaggaaaaaaaactaaagcaaTCTCCAAAATAGGAGCATAATTCCCTTCATTTGGACCCAATTTTTCTTATAAGAAAGGTAGGCACTTTATATTTTTATCGAcataaatatttctaaaaaaaataacaaattttaggaaaatatcAGATTTAATGTAATGTTATTCACAAGGCtaaactataaattataatctcAAATTAGTTGGTATagcatatatatatgaatatgcTACTATTCAATTTATTAATagcttattattttttttagatgagatgatcaTGTACGTTATTATAGTGTAAGTGTAAATAAGAAGTTTGGATTCAAATTTCATTGCCATGCTTTAATAGTATTACAAAAAAGATCATGTatttaactcataaaaaaaaaattcatatgtGAGGAACATATTGAAAATACAATTGACTAAATAAAAACATTATTCTTTCGAACTTCAAGTTTTAACTGAGATGATTACACGCTTTAACAGTGTATATAAACTATAAAATTCAACAAATTAACTGGTTAGAAACTACCAACAACTTTCATGGTATGTATGAATTACGCCAAAGATCACATTACTCAAAATAGTGGATACTAGAAAAaacatcatattttattttattaaattgggGTATGGGAAGGGGAAATGGTGAGCGTTACAAGATGGGAATCAAACCCTTatcgataaaataaaagtttacgTAGTCAATCAACTGAACTACGTACTAAAATACTATGACATAATTAAAATCTAATCATAGAGAACACCTTCTCAAGATGTTTAGCCTTGAGATCAAGATACTCTTTCACcttcacatttctatattttggTTCAACACCAACATTATCCTTAGAAGAAACTAATGGAACAATCATAGAATCAACTTGAGGTCCAAAAAAATAAGCCAAAGAGACTCTATGCTTAGTTTGATCCACGAGAACTCGATGATAAACCGATGGAAATTCTCCATTCGAGAGTATATGAAGAAGATCACCTACGTTAACAATGAGGGCATCGTTGGAAACTGGAGCAATTGAAGTCCATACTTGGtcttttttcaagatttgaagacCCTTTGTGTTATTTGTTTGATGGAGTACTGTTAGGAATAATGAATCTGTGTGAGGAGCTAACCCTAATGCATGGTTAGGGTTGGGGCAACATGGATATGAATTCAATTGTAAAGCTCCTGTAGATTCAAATGACTTAATTGAATGCTCTTGAGATGGTTGTAAGTAATTGAGGATAAGCAGCCAGAGTTGGAAGGATAGAGCTTTCATCTTCTTTTGATAATTTTCCATCACATCACTACAAAGaccaaaacaaatatataactttcagcgtctcaaattatttatcgcGATTTCTGAAAGTAATATCATCTCAAATTATCTATGTAAttaaatttatgattatgatgagaaaaatataattgttgattagaattatttactaaataacttgattatataaatatattttttgtatcgTGAATGTGTATAAACTTAAACATGATGTTTGTATACACATTCACATAAAATCAATCCATGTACTTACCAAAATTTTTGATAGTCATGTGGCCAAAGTTCCTTAGCATGATCAAGTGGTGAATCCATAATGGTGAACCCTTCATGCCAcatgaactttgagaaaaatggcGTAATTCGAGCTGTGCCATAGCCGGTGGCGCCACTAGTCGATCTCACGACCTTCACCTTATGTTCTGCTGGCAAGGCAAAAAGTCGTCTTGCCTGAGATTCAACTTCATCAAAAAGTTCTAAAGAAACTCCATGATTAACAACTTGAAATATCCCCCATGTTTTGCATGCATGACCTATAAGTTCCACAACATTAGGGGCTAAAAGATCAATTATTGGGACATTAGGATTTTTTTCATCATGACTAATTGAGGAATTATTGATATCAGGCCATAAATGAGAGTTTGGAACTTCTTGGATTGAATGAAAATCTATAGGAAGAATGTGTTGAAGGCTCTGAGGGTTTTCTTTGAAAGATTCTTCAAGAGTACTAGCAGTAGCCATTATTTTGTACTTTGAAgcaaaaacaaatattgtaataataagtatatagttttttcttgGAATATATATAGGGTAGGAAATATAACTCTTTACAGGATTGGTTGGTCTTTTTTGGAATATGTGTTGTCTATAATTAGGTTCCCAAATTTGGCAGATTAAGCTACCATTTAATCATACATTTTAAAtcaaacatttaatttttttctttaaatatctGTTTGactttgattttgaataagacgtttacattttttctttaaatatatgtttgacttAGATTTTGGATGTaccatttaaattttttctttcaatatcCATTTGACTTGGATTTTGGATCACTCTTAAATTTTTATCCTTAAATGTATCTATTAGGCCATGAAATtcaatcttcaaatatttttaaatcccCCAAAAGAGTTAGTTTTTGGGTTTTTGAGATCTCCAttcacaaaatttaattatttttctaatgcaTTTTGGCGGCAAGTTGTTTTCTAACTTTGacataattatttcaaaagcCACATCTAGTGAGGAGAAGATATAATTGTAGAATTCTGACTTTTATCATCGTCCTTTGTTTTATACTAATTGTCACTTGTTTAAAAATTTGACGTCAAAATGTTTAACTTTAGCTTTGGATTCATCAACTCTGGATTacaaatttgaacttgagaGTTGTTTGGCTCACGAAGAAAATATAACAAAGTAATTGATATTCATATGGCTTGTTACATTCTTGCCTTATTCACTTTCTCAAACATATGACATATGTTCCCAAGATTTCTGATTATGataactttaaatatatttgaattttgaccaaaattgtTATAACAATCCCAAACTTTGGGCAAAGCATATTACccttgcactatttaatagtgtatttaaaTAGTGCAAGGGGTAATCAGTCCTGCTCAAAGTTTGGGAttatttcaacaatttcaatcaaagtttggatatatttcaaacttttttccataaaataaaattatagaaGAAAGTCTAGTGTAGATAAGAATTCCTTAAATTATAAGAGAAGATACCCTTATTAAAGagttcttaaatattttaattatcagTCTTACCAAAAATCACAGAATTgacaattcatgttttgattGATTCTCTTCCTTAAAATTTGGAATGAAAAAACAACttgagaatataattttttttcaacaatttttttaccaAATTCCAGAGTATTAACTGTGAAACATGGTCCAGTACTAACAAAAACTTGCCCATTTGTTTAGTTCTCATATCCAAATGGACATTGAGATTCACACAGCAAAGGGAAAAAATTGCATAAATCAAAATGACACCATCTCATCAATTATAACAATATTATCCAGAGCATTTGAAATAGTAACCTTTCATAATTATGAACTGccataataaaatgaaatatcaaatcTAAATGGATGCAAATACTTactaaaatcaacttatctcattTGGTTAAAGTCAAGAGTTACTTCAAGTAATCTTACAGAAAGAAGCATATTAACTTACATGTAAAGGTCGGCACAAAGTGATTCATCGTGCTCAAACATGAGCCGATCGCTCGTTAGGGACGATTTATAGATCATAAAATTTccacaaatgaaatgaaaagtgAGCCCATGTAAATGATCAGGACCTCGCAAACAACAGCGACCACTAAGGCAGCAAAAACCTAAAATAAGTAGCACACATTTTTTGTAGTTCATTCTCCATAGTAACCTAATGATTGATCGTGTTCCTAATACTCAATGAGACTGTACAATCTAAAAACCTACTAATGTTTTGATTTCAGTAgctaaaaaaatccaaaataagTAAGACATTTTTTGTGATTGGACAACATAAAAACagtcaaaattataaaaaagaagaaagtctAAGTTGTATTATATTTCAAGGCTCAAGCTTATCAATTCAAATCACAgggaaaataattaaatattgacACAGTTTTTGCAACCTCTTTGCACAAAAAAAGACTGAGACAATGAAATGAATAAACCTTAATTTCCTTTACTCCTTACCCAATGCCGCAACAAAGTCCTCACTCCAATCAACTTTACCAAATTCAATTACAATAGTAAGAAAGATACACTAAAAAATCATTGCCTACACCCCGAAAATTACTAAGCTAACATCCAAACTATTCTTTATTTACATGTAAGATCGtatcgggtgattcttaaatttttcatatgtGTAAAGATCgattctttagtgtgggaataAATTTGGATGtaaattaaggtcactagaatctcctagcacaaagttgagttgaaagtttcatTACCGatgaagttttgatgtaagattctatttgagtcattttcaaatgaccatatctcttagaatataaagagttacatggtccataacctatcaaattaaaggtatttgaatcttctttccaacgtcaCCAATTTCGCATCAATCCaagttttgagtaaaaagttatgaccattttagtaacatGATACATCGCAGTGACGAATTACCGACGGAAAAGCATTAAAAAAGgtcattttttctctttttacctcaaagaaaatcctaaacgaattcttggccatagattttaagaaactagttatttaagaatctcaagaaatgttttcttgattgttttcCTTCGAGCTaaggtttcaaggcttctattcaagttttttttttcaagattcttcaagaaccttgttctttcaggtatgtaaggctatcatagtgttggactagtttgtCTTCACGCCCTACTCTACTTTCAAAtaagtaaaagagtaatctaggtttctatccctagatttaatttgagtattcttgagatgagttgattttgagttcttgagttcatgattcattttgaaattctattctagttattgaattgctatatgttatgcattaagattcttgagtagatttgttcatgtctatatttcaacatgaaccctatgaattgagtattcttaAGCTGAGAAGTAtccttgagttctgagtattgagtttctatattgttattgatatctttgagttgatttgctcatgtctataattcagcatgaaacctattttgagttataaatcttgagaagcttttAAAAGCCAACACTTCAGTTTTAAACCgagtttttgaggaagtaaatataagttttgagaaagagtttttaaaacatgattagtatgatagtcgagtatgtcatcaatgtttaagaaGTGTGGTATCTagatatgccatcaatgtttatgcagtatgacttcccgaatCATGAATGAacatatcacaatatgattttgatatatctTTTAGAAAGAATTTTCAAATATGGACTgagaaagagtataagggaactaagtattcccaaaggtatCAGTTTTTACATACAGAAAAGAGagactttgatttctaaatgagttaatGAGTTCAGAGATATTTCAGAGCAGCTACCttttttaagaggatagtttgaacaattatctcaaaccagaggaagagtACGTTCTTAAACATTGAGcataagtatatattattgggagtagtattgagcaccgatatgaggatgagttcagacaactcacattactcataaaccatgtatgccaacatgggtacaagatcatactttttagatgaatcataaGTGCCTCCGGgcagagcttagtggatccacttagttgatgTGTTCTATACCCCgccaaggtataggacagttctggcagcgtgggcgagacgttgtatcatcatgtagctcatagtgatcGTTATCGGAGAATCTCAtaaatagagttaaaagtgtatttttattatatcacttattatgttgagtttagGAGGTGAGTTGGTGTTTTGTaaggttttaaatgattttattcCTTTAATCCTTTATATTTAGTTGAGTTTATGTTTTATCAATTGCAGTCATttcattcaattatttattattcagttatattgcatactcgtatattcaatgtactgatgtcattcgacatGCATCtaacaatattaatttttttcagaaTATGTGTACTCTGGAACCGAGGTTTAATATGGTCATTGCGACCATATTTGAGAGGAGGGCATTCGCGAGACTGTCTAGCTGGCTAAAGAAAACTCGGGATACTGATCAGTGTCCGAGTtggatgttgcctcatgtttttttatgaattgCACCAATATTGCAACACAGATAAGTTCAAGGCGATGTCCGAACAAGTCAAAAAGGCTAAAGATAGTTTTAAGGGTGGCTTATTGAACAATAGAGGTGCAAAGAGCGTTGGAACAATTACAAGAAATATGGTAAGTTccaattcaaacttttaaataaataactacTTGATAAATATCGTTAtaatataaattcattttttatttataggaaaaaaaatggGGCGTACTCCCCTTGCACtggaggttttcaagaagactcatgtgaagaagaaagaaaatgagtgagATCCGGATGTGTGGGTTAATATACAGGATGAGTATCACAAGTACATGaatgagaatctagatagttcggtccaaATGACACCTGAACTGTCCACTCAAATTTGGAtagaaaaagtggtagggggaCACATAAGGGTAGATTCTTTGGTCGAGGCTCTCGAAATGATGTACGAAGACTCTTGTCAGGCTTAGAAGGTGttggatcgtcacgtcaagcCGAGATAAttgacggtgttcagattgctgctatgtcggCACAAATAGCAAAATTGACAGCAGTACTGAAAGAGTTTGAGAGAAaaaagagtagctgaacaagaaagcatgagtgCGACAATTCAGCAAATCAATGAACAAGTGTTGAACCTCGCTCGTTGACCTACATCTACATCGTCCTCTACCGAGGGCACTAACGATGACAATGAAGATGCAAATGATTATATAGACTGCCCTCATTGATTATCTTCTATTGCTTTAGtttatgaacttttttttaattttgaaacaaattttgaatga
The Solanum stenotomum isolate F172 chromosome 12, ASM1918654v1, whole genome shotgun sequence DNA segment above includes these coding regions:
- the LOC125847150 gene encoding gibberellin 3-beta-dioxygenase 1-like; this translates as MATASTLEESFKENPQSLQHILPIDFHSIQEVPNSHLWPDINNSSISHDEKNPNVPIIDLLAPNVVELIGHACKTWGIFQVVNHGVSLELFDEVESQARRLFALPAEHKVKVVRSTSGATGYGTARITPFFSKFMWHEGFTIMDSPLDHAKELWPHDYQKFCDVMENYQKKMKALSFQLWLLILNYLQPSQEHSIKSFESTGALQLNSYPCCPNPNHALGLAPHTDSLFLTVLHQTNNTKGLQILKKDQVWTSIAPVSNDALIVNVGDLLHILSNGEFPSVYHRVLVDQTKHRVSLAYFFGPQVDSMIVPLVSSKDNVGVEPKYRNVKVKEYLDLKAKHLEKVFSMIRF